The following proteins are co-located in the Thermus thermophilus HB8 genome:
- the meaB gene encoding methylmalonyl Co-A mutase-associated GTPase MeaB gives MSIPEELWRRFQEGDPRALARALTLVESGHPAGRELLKRVRGKGRAKVVGVTGSPGAGKSTLTDRLILEARKRGERVAVLAVDPSSPFSGGAILGDRIRMMRHHQDPGVYIRSMASRGALGGLAGATVAALSLLEAFGFDRIFVETVGVGQSEVDIARVADTTLLVLTPAAGDAVQAFKAGVMEIADVFAVNKFDLPGGERIVQELKSALELSPPRPGGWRPPIHPTVAASGEGVEALFESLEAHHRHLVEHGLLEAHRLERARFEVESVIQEWGRQRTQGAGALVARVARGELTPEEAALALLGPGPEAEEGAL, from the coding sequence ATGAGCATCCCCGAGGAGCTTTGGCGCCGCTTCCAGGAAGGGGACCCCAGGGCCTTGGCCCGGGCCTTGACCTTGGTGGAGTCGGGCCACCCCGCAGGCCGGGAGCTTTTGAAGCGGGTCCGGGGGAAAGGGCGGGCCAAGGTGGTGGGCGTGACGGGAAGCCCCGGGGCGGGGAAGAGCACCCTGACCGACCGGCTCATCCTCGAGGCCCGGAAGCGGGGGGAGCGGGTGGCCGTCTTGGCCGTGGACCCCTCCAGCCCCTTCAGCGGGGGGGCCATCCTCGGCGACCGGATCCGGATGATGCGCCACCACCAGGACCCCGGGGTCTACATTCGCTCCATGGCCTCCCGGGGGGCCTTGGGTGGGCTGGCCGGGGCCACGGTGGCCGCCCTGAGCCTCCTCGAGGCCTTCGGCTTTGACCGCATCTTCGTGGAGACGGTGGGGGTGGGGCAGAGCGAGGTGGACATCGCCCGGGTGGCGGACACCACCCTGCTCGTCCTCACCCCGGCCGCGGGGGACGCGGTCCAAGCCTTCAAGGCCGGGGTCATGGAGATCGCCGACGTTTTCGCCGTCAACAAGTTTGACCTGCCCGGTGGGGAGCGGATCGTTCAGGAGCTCAAAAGCGCCTTGGAGCTCTCCCCGCCCCGGCCCGGGGGGTGGCGCCCTCCCATCCACCCCACGGTGGCGGCCAGCGGCGAGGGGGTGGAGGCCCTCTTTGAGAGCCTCGAGGCCCACCACCGCCACCTCGTGGAGCACGGGCTTTTGGAGGCACACCGCCTGGAGCGGGCCCGGTTTGAGGTGGAGAGCGTCATCCAGGAGTGGGGCCGCCAAAGAACCCAGGGGGCGGGCGCCTTGGTGGCCCGGGTGGCCCGGGGGGAGCTCACCCCCGAGGAGGCGGCCCTAGCCCTTCTTGGCCCGGGCCCGGAGGCGGAGGAGGGCGCGCTTTAG
- a CDS encoding RidA family protein, giving the protein MEAVKTDRAPAAIGPYAQAVKAGGFVFVSGQIPLAPDGSLVEGDIRVQTERVMENLKAVLEAAGSGLSRVVQTTCFLADMEDFPGFNEVYARYFTPPYPARATVAVKALPRGVRVEVACVALAE; this is encoded by the coding sequence ATGGAGGCGGTGAAAACCGACAGGGCGCCCGCGGCCATCGGCCCCTACGCGCAGGCGGTGAAGGCGGGAGGCTTCGTCTTCGTCTCCGGCCAGATCCCCCTCGCCCCCGACGGCTCCCTGGTGGAGGGGGATATCCGGGTCCAGACGGAGCGGGTGATGGAGAACCTGAAGGCGGTCTTGGAAGCGGCGGGTTCCGGCCTCTCCCGCGTGGTCCAGACCACCTGCTTCCTCGCCGACATGGAGGACTTCCCCGGCTTCAACGAGGTCTACGCCCGCTACTTCACCCCGCCTTACCCCGCCCGGGCCACGGTGGCGGTGAAGGCCTTGCCCCGGGGGGTCCGGGTGGAGGTGGCCTGCGTGGCCCTGGCCGAGTAG